GCAGCCCTAAGCCGGTGCCGGCAATTCTTCAGGTGCTGCATTCAAGCGCCAACGACAACGTTATTCTTTCATGCGTTGAGGCTTTGGGTAACATTGGATATTCCGAGGCAATTCCTGATTTAATCAATTTTTATGAAAGCAACGAACTCTATAAGCCCACAATTGCCGAAGCGCTGGGGAAAATGAATTCCAGCGAGGCTCTGGATTTTATACTGTCGAAATATCCGGTTGAAGACCCCCTTACAAAGTTTTCAATTATAGAAAGCCTGGGACACCTGGGAGGAGAGACAACATTTTATTTCCTGCTCTCCGAATTAAGAAAGATTACAGGACCCCTCATATGGCCCGTAATCGGGTCCCTTTATGAGCTGAAGGAAAAGTTCAATCTGGAACTTCCCTTCGATGAAAACATTAAGAACTCTATTGTTTATACACTGACAGACGCAGAACCAAGATACAAGAAGGCCGCAGCAAGCCTTATTACCATCTTTGACGATAAAGAAATAATGGATACGCTTATTCGAATCTATGGCCAGGACGCCGAGATCGACCAGAGCATCAGGCCCGCTTTCTATAAATACGCAAGACTTTTATATTCCAAGCTCCCGGATGCCATAAGGCACAGCCCCTCAAACCTGACCAGCCTGCTTTGGCTCCTTAAGGACTTAACAGAATCTGATTCTGCCTCAACGCTCAATTCGCTGGGCGAACTTGAAAGACGCAGCCTCAGCGATTCGGTTGCACTCTGCCTTTCCAACCCGGATGAGGAGGCAAGAAAAACAGCAATTGAACTGCTGTTTTTAATTAATGTGGACTATGCACTGCTTTTTATAGATTCAATGATTGAGGACGACAATATCTGGAACAGGCTGAAAGTTCTCGAAATGACAGAAAATATTTTTACCCCGAAAGTTAATCAAATGTTAAAGACTATGGCACAGGACCAGGAAGTGATGATAAGAGAACGTGCCGCATGGATTTTAGCTCAGCGGGGTGTAACTGATTCAACAACTAAGACCGAATAGATTTATGAGCAATCCTTCCAATGCGGACTTAAATAACTTTCTGCAGCAGAACGGAAGTCTGGGTTTCCCGAGAAATACCATCGCACTGCCCGACAAGTCCTTCGAAAACTGGAGAAAATACATATACGATCTATGCGGGATTTATTTCCAGGATAACAAGAAGTATCTGCTGGAGAGCCGGCTTCAGAAAAGGATTGGCTTCTTAGGACTCGATTCCTTCGACGCTTATCTCGATTTTGTGAAATATCACCCGGACCGTCTAAGTGAACAGAGATATCTTTTTGAAGCCATTACAATTAACGAAACATTCTTCTTCAGAAATCAGCCTCAGCTCGACGTCCTGGTTACTTCTGTAATTCCCGACTTGCTCAGCTCGCAGAAAAAGTTCGGGCGGAACAAGATCCGGATCTGGAGCGCTGCATCTTCATCGGGCGAAGAGGCATATTCGCTTGCAATAACGCTGACCGACCTCGTTAAACCGCGCTACCCGATGCTGGATTTTGAAATTGTCGGGACCGACATTAATCAGGCCATGATTGACACTGCAAGGAAAGGCACCTACAGGGATTATTCCATCAGGAATACCCCGCCTTATTACCTGAAAAAATATTTCAAAACCTATGGCAGCAATTACGAGGTCGACCCGGCGATAAAAAGCATGGTTTCTTTCAGGCTGATGAATCTTTATGACGACCTCAGTATGAAGAGTATGCTTAATTTTGACATTATTTACTGTGCCAACGTACTGATCTATTTTGACGTAAGATCTAAGGTCAAGGTTGTTTCACATTTATATAACTCCCTGAACAAAGGCGGATACCTGTTTATAGGATATTCCGAGACCCTGCATGGAATATCAAAAGCATTTAAGCTGATCAGCTATCCCAAAACAATAGGTTATAAGAAGGAGTAATAAAGATAAAATGAAAAAGGTCATCTTAATAGCTGATGATTCCCCCACGATAAGGAAGTTTGTTTCCTTTTCGCTTACCATGCACGGCTTCGAAGTGGTTTCGGCATGCGACGGCATGGAGGCCATGGAAAAACTTCCTGCACATAAAATTGATCTTGTAATAACAGATCTTAATATGCCGAACCTGGACGGCTTTGAACTCATCAAGACCATAAGGGGAAACGAGGAATACAAGGATATTCCTATTATCATACTTTCCTCACTTTCGGGGAGCGAAGATGTTGAAAAAGGTATGAGCTACGGCGCCAGTTCCTATCTGGTAAAGCCGTTTGACCCAAAAAGAATTCATTATGAAGTATCTAAATATCTAAACTAGAGGTATAAATATGTCCTTAAAATTTCTTGTCGTCGACGATTCCGTTACCATGCGCCGCATAGTTGCCAATTCCCTTAAGAATTTAGGCTATGACAATATAGTTGAAGCTGTTGACGGGAAAGATGCGTTGGCAAAACTGGCCGCCGATGCGGAAATAAATTTTGTAATCACCGACTGGAATATGCCGGAACTGACCGGCCTGGAACTCACCAAGGCAATCAGGGCAGATGACAAATACACAAAACTGCCGATACTTATGGTAACCACGCGCGGAGTAAAAGAAGATATCATCGAGGCCCTGCAGGCCAAGGTGTCAAACTATGTAATTAAGCCTTTTACCCCTCAGATCCTGAAAGAGAAAATAGACCAAATTCTTGCTAACGTTCAATAGGAATCATCATGAAAAACTTAAATATGTCCCAGTTATTTGATAAACTTAACGATGTGAAAGTCCTCTTCCAGTACGGACAGAAGGTTGTTCCTGTTCTGCAGAGCCTGGTGGATTTCATGCAGGAAACTGTCCCCCTTCTGGAAAATATAAATCATTCTATTGCAGACTCAACAGCTAAGATACCTAAGGCCTCCGATCAGATTAATAACGTTACAAACGCTACTGAACTGGCAACTACAGAGATACTTGACCTTGTAGACGCAATTTCTAGTAATGTCTATAAAATTGAAAGCAAGCTTCAGGCAATAAATGAAGCCGAAGCCAAAAAGGATGAAATATTTGAAAAACTAAAGAACCTCCTTTCAGGAAATTCTGATGCAGGCAAGCTCCTTGAAGAATATTCAGCAATAGAATCGACAAAGAAAAATATCGAAGAAATTACCACTATGTTCCCGAAAATCAAGGACGATTCCTATAATATCACCCTGTCACTACAGGTTCAGGATATTACATCTCAGCAGCTGGCTGCCGTAGATCACCTGATAGACTCCGTTCAGGAAAAGCTGGCTTCTTTAATACAGGATATTGACGACACACAGATTGAGGAATTTAATTCCGCTGCTGCGGCCCCTTCCTCTGGAAGCGGCATTCAGGCTCCTCAGGGCGCAACCTTTGACCCTAATGCCAGCTATAACAAAAACGACAACCGCCAGGATATGGTTGACGCTGTAATTAATATGGAAAAAGCTTCTCAGGCTGAAATAGATAAATTGTTCTCCTGAAAGTAAAGCCAGCTATAAAAAAACTGCGGGCGCAGTTTATTGTATCTTTCTATCAGGCGGAACTTGTTTTCGCCTTTTATTTTACTTTAATTTGAAAATTAATTTTCACAAAGATTATAATTATGGAATCAGATTTACTTTCTTCAATGCTGAATGATCCTGAAATGCAGGAGATTTTCGACAGTTTTATTGT
The DNA window shown above is from Ignavibacteria bacterium and carries:
- a CDS encoding response regulator yields the protein MKKVILIADDSPTIRKFVSFSLTMHGFEVVSACDGMEAMEKLPAHKIDLVITDLNMPNLDGFELIKTIRGNEEYKDIPIIILSSLSGSEDVEKGMSYGASSYLVKPFDPKRIHYEVSKYLN
- a CDS encoding HEAT repeat domain-containing protein; amino-acid sequence: MNNFSYLSENELRMLSSQNPSERRMAVEDLISKELDEEGIKILSNMLLDPDKGVRDSASFTLIFNANPLIPKYVVPFISSADIALRNMAGEILLRIKDGSLDAMTEYLQEANDDDQKFLIDIMGLIGSPKPVPAILQVLHSSANDNVILSCVEALGNIGYSEAIPDLINFYESNELYKPTIAEALGKMNSSEALDFILSKYPVEDPLTKFSIIESLGHLGGETTFYFLLSELRKITGPLIWPVIGSLYELKEKFNLELPFDENIKNSIVYTLTDAEPRYKKAAASLITIFDDKEIMDTLIRIYGQDAEIDQSIRPAFYKYARLLYSKLPDAIRHSPSNLTSLLWLLKDLTESDSASTLNSLGELERRSLSDSVALCLSNPDEEARKTAIELLFLINVDYALLFIDSMIEDDNIWNRLKVLEMTENIFTPKVNQMLKTMAQDQEVMIRERAAWILAQRGVTDSTTKTE
- a CDS encoding response regulator — protein: MSLKFLVVDDSVTMRRIVANSLKNLGYDNIVEAVDGKDALAKLAADAEINFVITDWNMPELTGLELTKAIRADDKYTKLPILMVTTRGVKEDIIEALQAKVSNYVIKPFTPQILKEKIDQILANVQ
- a CDS encoding protein-glutamate O-methyltransferase CheR, whose protein sequence is MALPDKSFENWRKYIYDLCGIYFQDNKKYLLESRLQKRIGFLGLDSFDAYLDFVKYHPDRLSEQRYLFEAITINETFFFRNQPQLDVLVTSVIPDLLSSQKKFGRNKIRIWSAASSSGEEAYSLAITLTDLVKPRYPMLDFEIVGTDINQAMIDTARKGTYRDYSIRNTPPYYLKKYFKTYGSNYEVDPAIKSMVSFRLMNLYDDLSMKSMLNFDIIYCANVLIYFDVRSKVKVVSHLYNSLNKGGYLFIGYSETLHGISKAFKLISYPKTIGYKKE